One window from the genome of Prionailurus viverrinus isolate Anna unplaced genomic scaffold, UM_Priviv_1.0 scaffold_49, whole genome shotgun sequence encodes:
- the LOC125159354 gene encoding olfactory receptor 1D2-like, translating into MAGSNRTVVSEFLLLGLSDVPENQPLLFSLFLSMYLVAVVGNLLIILAIGSTSHLHTPMYFFIANLSWVDICFTSVTIPKMLLNIQTLSQSISYTGCLTQMYFLILFLELDNVLLAVMAYDRFVAICHPLHYTITMSPKFCITLLSLALIITNIYPLIHTLLMDTLSFCASVRIHHIFCELYALLKLSCSSIHDNELVVYILGSFIFVAPFLFISISYMHIFSAILRLRSSQSKLKAFSTCSSHLVVVSLFYGTLFGVYLRPSSSYTSEDSVATVLYAVVAPMLNPFIYSLRNKDMKGALRSLLSWRKIWPW; encoded by the coding sequence ATGGCGGGAAGCAATCGAACTGTTGTCTCAGAATTCCTCCTCCTGGGACTGTCAGATGTGCCTGAGAATCAGCCCCTCCTCTTCAGTCTGTTTCTGTCCATGTACCTGGTTGCTGTGGTggggaacctgctcatcatcctgGCCATTGGCTCTACCTCCCatctccacacccccatgtacttcttcatAGCCAACCTGTCCTGGGTTGACATCTGCTTCACCTCTGTCACTATACCAAAGATGCTGCTCAATATCCAAACCCTGAGCCAGTCCATATCTTACACTGGATGCCTTACTCAGATGTATTTTCTAATCTTGTTTCTAGAACTGGACAATGTCCTCTTGGCAGTGATGGCATATGACAGATTTGTAGCCATATGCCACCCTCTTCACTATACCATAACCATGAGCCCCAAATTCTGTATCACATTATTGTCTCTGGCTCTGATTATCACAAACATCTATCCTTTGATCCACACCCTTTTGATGGATACACTGTCATTTTGTGCAAGTGTCAGAATTCACCATATTTTCTGTGAACTCTATGCATTGCTAAAGCTTTCTTGTTCAAGTATCCATGACAATGAGTTGGTTGTTTACATCCTGGGGAGCTTTATTTTTGTTGctcctttcctctttatttctatcTCCTACATGCACATTTTCTCAGCCATCCTAAGACTTCGTTCCTCCCAGAGCAAACTTAAAGCCTTTTCCACTTGTAGTTCCCACCTTGTTGTGGTGTCATTGTTCTATGGAACTTTATTTGGGGTGTATCTGCGTCCTTCTTCTTCCTACACATCTGAGGATTCAGTGGCCACTGTGCTGTATGCAGTGGTGGCTCCCATGCTCAACCCCTTCATTTATAGTCTTAGGAATAAGGACATGAAAGGGGCCCTAAGGAGCCTCCTCAGCTGGAGAAAGATCTGGCCTTGGTGA